The sequence below is a genomic window from Novosphingobium sp. KACC 22771.
GCCGGCCAGCTCGATGCTGGAAAGATGGGGCAGCAGTTCCTCGAACAGGACGCGCATTTCCAGCTTGGCCAGATGCTGACCCAGACACATATGCGGGCCAAAACCGAAAGCGATGTGCGGATTGGGCGAGCGGGTGATGTCGAAGCGGGCCGCGTCGGCAAAGACTTCCTCGTCGCGGTTGCCCGAGGGATAGCACATCATCAGCCGATCCATCGCGCGGATGTTCTGGCCCCGCAATTGGGTATCTTCGGTGGCGTTGCGCATGAAATGCTTGACCGGGCTGGTCCAGCGGATCGCCTCATCGACCAGACCCTTGATGAGCGAGGGATCGGCCTGCAGCTTTGCGATATTCTCGGGATAGAGCAGCAGACCATGGAGGCCGCCCGCCGTGGAGGATGAGGTGGTGTCATGCCCCGCCGTGGCGATGGCAACATAGTAGCCGTTGGCCTCGTTGCGCGGGATCGGGGCGCCATTGACTTGCGAATTGGCGATCAGCGAGAGCAGGTCATCGGTGGGGTTGGCGCGGCGCTGGGCGCTCAGAGCGTCGAAATATTCGTAGAATTCTTCCAGCGTGGCGGCCCACATCTTGGCGGCGGCCACCGGGTCGGCAACCATTTCGGGGCGCTGTTCCTCTGGATCGTGCACGCCGAAGAATTCCTGCGTCAGCTTGAGCATCCGCGGCTCATCCTCGGGCGGCACGCCAAAGAGGCTCATGATGACCCGCAGCGGATAGAATAGCGCGAAATCGCGCACGAAATCGCATTCACCCTCAAAGCTGAGCAATTTCTCGACGCTCTGGCGGGCAAGGACGCGGATCTGGTCCTCCAGCTTGCTGACGCGGTTGGGCATGAACCAACTGGCGGTCAATGAGCGATAGGCGGCATGCTCGGGCGGGTCCATGTAGGTCAGCGAAGAGATCAGACGCAGCGATCCGCCATTGATCTGTCGCATGAATTCATCCGAGGCGCGATCATTGAGGATCGGGTTGTGATCGGCATTGTGAAACAGCCTGGCGTTGATTTCGACCGAGCGAATATCGGCGTGCTTGGTCACGATCCAGATCGGATCATAGCCTTCGACCTCGGCCACGCCCAGCGGCATATTTTCACGCAGCCATGCGAACGCGGGATAGATCAAATCGTCATTGGTATAGGATTTGGGCGAAATCACGATCCGCGCAATGTCCTGGGGGATTACTGGACGCACGGCGGTTTCAAGCGTGGTGGTCATGGCGGTCCTCTCGACGCATTGTTTTGCATTTTGCGTATGACATATACGTAATGCTGGACAGGTCAGCTCGTCAATTCTATTAAAAGGTCGGACCAAAGCGATGGGGGTGACTTCAAAAGCCCGATATTCCGGCGGCTAAGGACCATCCCGAGGCGCGAAACGCACCGGGAATTGAATAACCCATATGAAAATGAATAGGAGGATGCCGATGAAAATAACCGCTGCGGTGGTGCGGACGGCCGGTGGCCCGTTCACGATCGAGACCCTGACCATGGATGAGATTGCACCCGACGAGGTGTTGGTGCGCATCGTCGGAACGGGTTTGTGCCACACCGATCTGGTCGTGCGCGATCAGGTGCTGCCTGCCCCTTTGCCGGCCGTGCTGGGCCATGAGGGTGCGGGCGTGGTGGAGGCCGTGGGCGCGCAGGTGACGCATCTGGCTCCGGGCGATCATGTTATTATGGGCTTTGCCGCCTGTCGCCAATGCGCGCAATGCCTGGCGGGCCATCCAGCCTATTGCGAGCATTTCGGACCGCTCAATTTCGGCGGTTGCCGCCCCGACGGCACGGGCTGCCTGCATGACGATGCGGGCAAGGTCAGCAGCCATTTCTTCGGTCAATCATCCTTTGCCAGCCATGCCGTGGCCGCCGCGCATAATGTCGTGAAGGTGGATAAGGATGTTCCGCTTGAAATTCTGGGACCGCTGGGCTGCGGGATCATGACCGGGGCGGGGACGGTGTTTCACGCGCTGGATATGCGGGCGGGCGAGACCTTGCTGGTGATCGGCGGCGGGCCGGTGGGGTTAAGCGCGATTATGGCCGCGCGCGTGCGCGGGGTGGAGCGCATCATTCTGGCCGATCCAGTTGCATCGCGCCGCGCCATGGGGCTGGAACTGGGCGCCAGCGACACTATCGACGTTGGCGCGGGCGATATGGCCGAGCAATTGCGGCGGATCATCCCGCAGGGCGTCACCTGCGTGTTTGACAGTTCGGGCGTAGTGGCCGCGATTCAGGCCGGGGTGGCCTGTCTGGCCACGCGGGGCAGGCTGGCGCTGGTGGGCGTGCCGCGCAGGCTTGATGATGCGATCTCGCTCAACATTGTCGATATGCTTTCGCGCGGGATCTCGGTTTGCGGCGCCACCGAGGGGGATGCGGATCCTCAGACTTTTCTGCCCTATCTGATTGATCTTTATCGCGAAGGGCGCTTTCCCTTTGATCGATTGGTCACCACCTATCCGTT
It includes:
- a CDS encoding NAD(P)-dependent alcohol dehydrogenase, giving the protein MKITAAVVRTAGGPFTIETLTMDEIAPDEVLVRIVGTGLCHTDLVVRDQVLPAPLPAVLGHEGAGVVEAVGAQVTHLAPGDHVIMGFAACRQCAQCLAGHPAYCEHFGPLNFGGCRPDGTGCLHDDAGKVSSHFFGQSSFASHAVAAAHNVVKVDKDVPLEILGPLGCGIMTGAGTVFHALDMRAGETLLVIGGGPVGLSAIMAARVRGVERIILADPVASRRAMGLELGASDTIDVGAGDMAEQLRRIIPQGVTCVFDSSGVVAAIQAGVACLATRGRLALVGVPRRLDDAISLNIVDMLSRGISVCGATEGDADPQTFLPYLIDLYREGRFPFDRLVTTYPLEQINQAIADQHAGQCVKVVLTTAE
- a CDS encoding cytochrome P450, producing MTTTLETAVRPVIPQDIARIVISPKSYTNDDLIYPAFAWLRENMPLGVAEVEGYDPIWIVTKHADIRSVEINARLFHNADHNPILNDRASDEFMRQINGGSLRLISSLTYMDPPEHAAYRSLTASWFMPNRVSKLEDQIRVLARQSVEKLLSFEGECDFVRDFALFYPLRVIMSLFGVPPEDEPRMLKLTQEFFGVHDPEEQRPEMVADPVAAAKMWAATLEEFYEYFDALSAQRRANPTDDLLSLIANSQVNGAPIPRNEANGYYVAIATAGHDTTSSSTAGGLHGLLLYPENIAKLQADPSLIKGLVDEAIRWTSPVKHFMRNATEDTQLRGQNIRAMDRLMMCYPSGNRDEEVFADAARFDITRSPNPHIAFGFGPHMCLGQHLAKLEMRVLFEELLPHLSSIELAGEPRFVETNFVGGYKSLPIRINRR